A region from the Arthrobacter gengyunqii genome encodes:
- a CDS encoding MerR family transcriptional regulator gives MAWSTRELAELAKTTVNTIRHYHRLGLLEEPDRRYNGYKQYEGRHLVSLLRIRRLAALGVPLSQMREVGTRSGSTPDVLHDIDAELKKSIERLQEARAQIAAIIAHRAPADVPAGFEAVASRLSENDNAVIHLMSHLYDGETLTDVLEMTADETDDTGPDIDRLPADADEETRQELAGRMAEVLARNMTDYPWLGNPASLQSDDAHFTAKTVGDVLAELYNPAQLDVMMRAGALAAERVQAQQDQASQKGQISGT, from the coding sequence ATGGCGTGGAGCACCCGCGAACTGGCTGAGCTGGCGAAGACAACCGTGAACACCATCCGGCACTACCATCGGCTGGGTCTGCTCGAGGAGCCTGACCGGCGGTACAACGGCTACAAGCAGTACGAAGGCCGTCACCTGGTAAGTCTTTTGCGCATCCGGCGTCTTGCGGCGCTCGGCGTGCCGTTGTCGCAGATGCGCGAGGTGGGCACCAGATCCGGCAGCACACCGGATGTCCTGCATGATATTGACGCTGAGCTGAAGAAAAGCATCGAACGCCTGCAGGAGGCACGGGCCCAAATTGCAGCGATCATCGCGCACCGGGCGCCGGCGGATGTTCCCGCGGGATTTGAAGCCGTTGCCTCCCGTTTGTCGGAAAACGACAACGCGGTGATCCACCTGATGAGCCACCTGTACGACGGGGAGACATTGACCGATGTACTGGAGATGACGGCGGATGAAACCGATGACACCGGCCCTGACATTGACCGGCTGCCGGCCGATGCTGACGAGGAGACCCGGCAGGAGCTGGCCGGAAGGATGGCCGAGGTTCTGGCGCGGAACATGACCGATTACCCGTGGTTGGGCAACCCGGCATCACTGCAGTCCGATGACGCCCACTTCACCGCAAAGACAGTGGGGGACGTCCTGGCCGAGTTGTACAACCCGGCCCAGCTGGATGTGATGATGCGGGCGGGCGCCCTGGCCGCCGAACGGGTGCAGGCTCAGCAGGACCAAGCAAGTCAGAAGGGCCAGATCAGCGGCACGTAG
- a CDS encoding N-acetylmannosamine-6-phosphate 2-epimerase: protein MFDLSVLASRLIVSCQAYPGEPLRDPRTMAQMAQAAVIGGAAAVRIQGISDLEQTRAAVDVPMIGLWKDGKDGVFITPTLEHALACVAAGSDIVAIDGTRRPRPDGRSLAETISALHEQTGALVMADCGSALDAKAAADAGADLIGTTLAGYTGERPKTDGPDLDLIAEIAALDLGRPLIAEGRIHSPVQARACLDAGAFAVVVGTAITHPTTITGWFAGALA from the coding sequence ATGTTTGACCTTTCCGTTCTGGCCTCCCGGCTGATCGTTTCCTGCCAGGCCTACCCCGGGGAGCCGCTGCGCGATCCGCGGACGATGGCGCAGATGGCGCAGGCCGCGGTGATCGGCGGAGCCGCCGCGGTCCGGATCCAGGGGATCTCCGACCTGGAACAGACCCGTGCCGCGGTGGATGTTCCGATGATCGGCCTTTGGAAGGACGGTAAGGACGGCGTGTTCATCACCCCCACGTTGGAGCACGCCCTGGCCTGTGTGGCTGCCGGGTCGGACATCGTGGCGATTGACGGCACGCGCCGGCCCCGCCCGGACGGCCGTTCCCTGGCTGAAACCATCTCTGCGCTGCATGAGCAGACCGGGGCGCTGGTGATGGCTGACTGCGGTTCCGCCCTGGACGCGAAGGCCGCAGCCGATGCGGGAGCGGACCTGATCGGCACCACCCTGGCCGGCTACACCGGGGAGCGGCCGAAAACCGACGGGCCGGACCTGGACCTGATCGCCGAGATCGCCGCACTGGATCTGGGCCGGCCGCTGATTGCAGAGGGCCGGATCCATTCCCCGGTGCAGGCCCGTGCGTGCCTGGACGCGGGCGCGTTCGCCGTCGTCGTGGGCACCGCCATCACGCACCCGACCACCATTACCGGCTGGTTTGCGGGCGCCCTGGCCTAG